The Deinococcus wulumuqiensis R12 genome has a window encoding:
- a CDS encoding transglycosylase SLT domain-containing protein translates to MAGAVQWTLQLVDRLTAPARNAQKRLELVEKTIKRVEAATRLSGGAFGGWAKAGENSARRVDAAFKRVQNRVGQTQQGFQGLTQMLGTAGFAVAGVGYGVGYAGKSIVDAAAYKQNQLLSLRGMMEGDASRAAKLFEDAQRFAAATPFTTREILDATRQSVAIGFDPSQAIPLVELAGKLSVGSGKSMDQVMEAFAALRGGDFGQAFGVGQGFSNLNISRMALKAAGLKFGANGEYKGTIQEGINAVSKIINKQYGSALKEQSSALSGLASTLASRPEELFMSLVDSKGSSRALKPLQDFMANLAELTDFSKGPGSRIQKRFEKSMTGLFGAVFNPLADATGGQKGVDTINRILSKLDDYATWWEREGPRVIANAKGFGEGLAAGVNTALIPVKLLGASLDKLDRLTGGEGSGGMGKVLGFMVGAGGVAWLANLLSFGMIGKLGMKGGQMLIGAMKTGISRAGQAILGRSWLARTFMGSVRGGGLLAALGLKGLGPKLLGGLKTLGPRMLGWLGRLAPLAARFAPWLARIGALFAGLSNPIGWVVTAVTAIAGLGAILYRKWEPFRDFIDGLGDGFRSAADSAVRWFQSIPSRLAGLGATLYETLLPDWVRDGLARIGVTLPTPQVVQQAAAAVPTGPQPKTPPLTPTGANASVSALTGVAERLGIDPQALLAVAFKESALNPAAVNKASGASGLIQFLPSTARGLGTTAEAVRRMSPTEQAPYIERYLREAGVRPGASLEQVYAAVFAGSASKTGRVLYTTADGRAYSDNKGLDLDGDGKITSMEAAQSAGNAWGKAAPTFAPNITINAYGQFSPQFAQDVGAAAGGAVGSSLNLYAIEQGVGTPGGGPQ, encoded by the coding sequence ATGGCCGGAGCCGTACAGTGGACGCTACAGCTCGTTGACAGACTGACCGCCCCCGCCCGCAACGCGCAGAAGCGCCTGGAGCTGGTCGAGAAGACCATCAAGCGTGTCGAGGCGGCGACCCGACTTTCCGGCGGTGCCTTCGGGGGCTGGGCGAAGGCCGGGGAAAACTCCGCCCGCCGCGTAGACGCCGCCTTCAAGCGCGTGCAGAACCGGGTGGGGCAGACCCAACAGGGCTTTCAGGGGCTGACGCAGATGCTGGGCACTGCGGGGTTCGCAGTAGCAGGCGTGGGCTACGGCGTGGGCTACGCCGGAAAGTCAATCGTCGATGCCGCCGCCTATAAGCAGAACCAACTGCTCAGCCTCCGGGGAATGATGGAGGGGGACGCCAGCCGGGCCGCCAAGCTGTTTGAGGATGCTCAGCGGTTTGCGGCGGCCACGCCCTTCACCACCCGCGAGATTCTGGACGCCACGCGGCAGTCGGTGGCTATCGGCTTCGACCCCTCGCAGGCGATTCCCCTAGTCGAGTTGGCCGGGAAACTGAGCGTGGGATCGGGCAAGAGCATGGATCAGGTCATGGAAGCCTTCGCCGCGCTGCGCGGTGGCGACTTCGGGCAGGCGTTCGGGGTCGGCCAGGGCTTTTCCAACCTCAACATCAGCCGAATGGCGCTCAAGGCGGCGGGCCTCAAGTTCGGGGCCAATGGCGAGTACAAGGGCACCATTCAGGAGGGCATCAACGCCGTCAGCAAGATCATCAACAAACAGTACGGCAGCGCCCTCAAGGAGCAATCAAGCGCCCTGAGCGGCCTCGCTTCCACGCTCGCCAGTCGGCCCGAGGAATTGTTCATGTCGCTGGTGGACAGCAAGGGGTCGAGCAGGGCGCTCAAGCCGCTGCAAGACTTCATGGCGAACCTTGCGGAGTTGACCGACTTCAGCAAGGGGCCGGGTTCACGGATTCAAAAGCGGTTCGAGAAAAGCATGACTGGACTGTTCGGCGCCGTGTTCAACCCGCTGGCCGATGCGACGGGCGGGCAAAAAGGCGTGGACACCATCAACCGCATTCTTTCCAAGCTTGACGATTACGCGACGTGGTGGGAGCGCGAAGGCCCCCGCGTCATTGCGAACGCCAAAGGCTTCGGGGAGGGCCTCGCCGCTGGCGTCAACACAGCCCTGATTCCCGTGAAGCTGCTCGGCGCCAGCCTGGACAAACTGGACCGTCTGACCGGCGGTGAGGGCAGCGGCGGCATGGGCAAGGTGCTCGGGTTCATGGTCGGCGCGGGTGGCGTGGCGTGGCTCGCCAACCTGCTCAGCTTCGGCATGATCGGCAAGCTCGGCATGAAAGGCGGGCAGATGCTGATCGGAGCAATGAAGACCGGCATCAGCCGAGCAGGGCAGGCCATCCTCGGGCGCTCGTGGCTGGCCCGCACCTTCATGGGCAGCGTGCGCGGCGGTGGCCTGCTGGCGGCGCTGGGGCTGAAGGGCCTCGGCCCCAAACTGCTCGGGGGCCTGAAAACCCTCGGCCCCCGGATGCTCGGCTGGCTGGGCCGCCTCGCGCCGCTCGCGGCCCGGTTCGCGCCCTGGCTGGCCCGCATCGGCGCCCTGTTCGCAGGGTTGTCCAACCCTATCGGCTGGGTGGTCACGGCGGTGACGGCCATCGCGGGCCTCGGAGCCATTCTGTACCGCAAGTGGGAGCCGTTCCGGGACTTTATCGACGGCCTGGGCGACGGCTTCCGCAGCGCCGCCGACTCCGCCGTGCGGTGGTTCCAGAGCATTCCCTCCCGACTGGCTGGCCTGGGGGCCACGCTGTACGAAACCCTGTTGCCTGACTGGGTGCGTGACGGGCTGGCCCGCATCGGCGTGACCCTGCCTACCCCGCAGGTGGTGCAGCAGGCGGCGGCGGCAGTGCCCACCGGGCCGCAGCCCAAAACGCCGCCACTCACCCCCACGGGCGCAAATGCCTCGGTGTCGGCCCTGACCGGCGTGGCAGAGCGGCTCGGCATCGACCCGCAGGCGCTGCTCGCGGTGGCGTTCAAGGAAAGTGCGCTCAACCCGGCAGCCGTCAACAAGGCCAGCGGCGCGAGTGGCCTGATTCAGTTCCTGCCGTCCACGGCGCGGGGCCTGGGCACGACTGCCGAGGCGGTGCGCCGGATGTCGCCCACCGAACAGGCGCCCTACATCGAGCGTTACCTGCGCGAGGCGGGCGTGCGTCCTGGCGCGAGCCTTGAGCAGGTCTACGCCGCCGTGTTCGCGGGCAGCGCCAGCAAGACGGGCCGGGTGCTCTACACCACTGCCGACGGCAGGGCCTACAGCGACAACAAGGGGCTGGACCTCGACGGCGACGGCAAGATCACCAGCATGGAAGCGGCGCAGTCGGCGGGCAATGCCTGGGGCAAAGCGGCCCCGACGTTCGCCCCGAACATCACCATCAACGCCTACGGCCAGTTCTCGCCGCAGTTCGCCCAGGACGTGGGCGCAGCGGCAGGCGGCGCGGTGGGCAGCAGTCTCAACCTCTACGCCATCGAGCAGGGCGTGGGCACCCCCGGAGGTGGTCCGCAGTGA